The following proteins are encoded in a genomic region of Glycine max cultivar Williams 82 chromosome 18, Glycine_max_v4.0, whole genome shotgun sequence:
- the LOC100813756 gene encoding coumaroyl-CoA:anthocyanidin 3-O-glucoside-6''-O-coumaroyltransferase 1-like, which yields MTVQVTVFDNNGHAIADGRAFHHFMKFWASVCGSNGDKAFSLQSHLALPLHHREMVEDSNGLRSTCPIYDAPSNSDMVKSKDPDTEVTDPKDDDSYCLTFLADCRNRSKLSVPSTYFGNCLTICHVELQKEKLVGENGILEAVSAIGGEVRGLRGDPLKGFEWIVSGRRRRELGRQSQHVMIIAGSPKLNVYETDFGWGRPKMSEILHADDAGAMCLSDCRNQERGGIEVGLALSAIQMKKFNAILDEQLGDIDIVVPHRILNTI from the exons ATGACGGTTCAGGTCACGGTTTTCGACAACAACGG ACACGCCATTGCCGATGGTAGAGCGTTTCATCACTTCATGAAATTTTGGGCCTCTGTTTGTGGGTCCAATGGAGACAAGGCTTTTTCTCTTCAATCCCATCTTGCACTCCCATTGCACCACAG GGAAATGGTTGAAGACTCAAATGGGCTTAGGTCCACGTGCCCCATTTATGATGCTCCTAGCAATAGCGACATG GTAAAATCAAAAGACCCTGATACCGAAGTAACTGATCCCAAGGATGATGATTCTTACTGCTTGACTTTCCTAGCTGATTGTCGTAACCGCTCCAAGCTTTCAGTTCCATCAACTTACTTTGGAAACTGTTTGACTATTTGCCACGTGGAACTTCAGAAGGAGAAGTTGGTGGGAGAAAACGGTATTTTGGAGGCAGTGAGTGCTATTGGAGGGGAGGTTAGAGGTCTGAGGGGTGACCCTTTGAAAGGGTTTGAATGGATAGTTTCGGGTCGTCGTAGGAGGGAATTGGGGAGACAATCACAACATGTGATGATAATTGCAGGGTCACCAAAGCTGAATGTGTATGAGACTGACTTCGGGTGGGGAAGGCCAAAGATGAGTGAAATACTTCATGCTGATGATGCAGGAGCCATGTGTCTTTCTGATTGTAGAAACCAAGAACGTGGTGGCATTGAAGTTGGGCTAGCACTAAGTGCAATtcaaatgaagaaattcaatGCCATATTGGATGAGCAACTTGGAGATATTGACATTGTTGTTCCGCACCGAATCCTTAATACTATATGA